One bacterium genomic region harbors:
- a CDS encoding response regulator, protein MSNKVIGEMIQILLVEDNAGDVRLVKEALKEGKIHVEMDVVQDGVEALAFLNRKGKYTKVPRPDLILLDLNLPKKDGREVLAEVKADEDLKRIPVVILTISKDEEDIIKSYNLHANCYITKPVDLKQFMKVVQSIEDFWLTIVKLPPNGAK, encoded by the coding sequence ATGAGCAACAAGGTGATTGGCGAAATGATCCAAATCCTGTTGGTTGAAGATAACGCCGGCGATGTGCGTCTCGTAAAAGAGGCTCTCAAAGAAGGAAAGATACACGTTGAAATGGACGTGGTACAGGATGGCGTGGAAGCACTCGCATTTCTTAACCGGAAGGGAAAGTATACGAAAGTGCCCCGGCCGGACCTGATCCTTCTCGACCTGAACCTGCCCAAAAAAGACGGCCGCGAAGTGCTGGCCGAGGTCAAAGCCGACGAAGATCTCAAACGTATTCCGGTGGTAATTCTGACGATTTCCAAAGATGAAGAAGATATCATTAAGAGCTATAATCTGCATGCTAACTGTTACATTACCAAGCCGGTCGATCTCAAGCAATTCATGAAAGTCGTCCAGTCAATCGAAGATTTTTGGCTAACCATTGTTAAGCTGCCGCCTAACGGCGCGAAATGA